Proteins from a single region of Crassaminicella profunda:
- a CDS encoding efflux RND transporter periplasmic adaptor subunit — MKKIVAIFMMSIMLLLVGCAQAEEMKPEEKVRAVKVQKIEETKNAVSLNYIGTVDSKSIMDYSFKTGGKLEKVYVKKGDQVKKGDILAALDKEDINLQLAAAKANLASTEENIKKAEDTMNYNEDQLNKMEKLYEAGSISKSQYDQIKLQRDTSVATYNQAKSQYEATQVNYENILIALEESSIYAKEDGIVVEIPHEEGERIANPTMSYVTILQVRSIDQIINVGIAQKDLNKIQEGIKAIVDIDGEIANGVITSIDEAPDQATRTYNAEVRVEDKNYRLGSIAKVSFHVGEEKGVWIPMQSIFSNGEDYVYIVKEDRAFKRTITLLKNYENKVMVKGVKPEELLAISGMKNLNDGSKVNIVE; from the coding sequence ATGAAAAAGATTGTAGCAATTTTTATGATGAGCATTATGCTGTTATTAGTAGGCTGTGCACAGGCAGAAGAAATGAAACCAGAAGAAAAAGTAAGAGCTGTAAAAGTACAAAAAATTGAAGAAACAAAAAATGCTGTATCCCTTAATTATATTGGAACAGTAGATTCTAAAAGTATAATGGATTATAGCTTTAAAACAGGTGGAAAGCTTGAAAAGGTTTATGTAAAAAAAGGAGATCAAGTAAAAAAAGGAGATATATTAGCAGCATTAGATAAAGAAGATATTAACTTACAATTAGCTGCTGCAAAAGCAAACTTAGCATCAACTGAAGAAAATATAAAAAAAGCTGAAGATACGATGAACTATAATGAAGATCAATTAAACAAAATGGAAAAATTATATGAAGCAGGGAGCATATCTAAATCACAATATGATCAAATAAAATTACAAAGAGATACTTCTGTAGCCACCTATAATCAAGCAAAATCACAATATGAAGCTACACAGGTTAATTATGAAAATATTCTTATCGCTCTTGAGGAATCTAGTATTTATGCCAAAGAAGATGGCATTGTTGTAGAGATACCTCATGAAGAAGGAGAGAGAATTGCAAATCCTACGATGTCTTATGTAACAATCCTTCAAGTAAGAAGTATCGATCAAATCATCAATGTTGGGATTGCCCAGAAGGATTTAAATAAGATTCAAGAGGGAATAAAAGCTATTGTTGATATAGATGGAGAAATAGCCAATGGTGTTATTACAAGTATTGACGAAGCACCAGATCAAGCAACGAGAACCTACAATGCAGAAGTACGTGTAGAGGATAAGAATTATAGGCTAGGGTCTATTGCGAAAGTATCCTTTCATGTAGGAGAAGAAAAGGGAGTATGGATTCCTATGCAGTCTATATTTTCAAATGGAGAAGATTATGTATACATAGTAAAAGAAGATAGAGCTTTTAAAAGAACTATCACCCTTCTTAAAAATTATGAAAATAAAGTAATGGTAAAAGGTGTAAAGCCTGAAGAATTATTGGCTATAAGTGGTATGAAAAATTTAAATGATGGTTCAAAGGTGAATATTGTAGAATAG
- a CDS encoding TetR/AcrR family transcriptional regulator → MARKTDPNKIEKVKKAAIEMTIEYGYRGASIANIAKRAGVSAGYLYRHYSSKEELIEDLVDTRLKELKEGFMENFSQNKSLYEMIEDMVVKLFQLAKEDLLIAQFIITLIFEMDFDEKFKKKDCERLEIVQKIRQVGLKTKELNSKTTEEDVAVVVFTIPFMYLAEIIRKKNYEELLTEELAKKVAQICMNALK, encoded by the coding sequence ATGGCACGAAAGACAGATCCAAATAAAATAGAAAAAGTTAAAAAGGCTGCAATAGAAATGACTATCGAATATGGATATAGAGGGGCGTCTATTGCAAATATTGCCAAAAGAGCAGGAGTTTCAGCAGGGTATTTATATAGACATTATAGTAGTAAGGAAGAGTTAATAGAAGATTTAGTAGATACACGTTTAAAAGAGCTAAAAGAGGGGTTTATGGAGAACTTTAGCCAGAATAAAAGCTTGTATGAAATGATTGAAGACATGGTAGTAAAGCTATTTCAGTTAGCAAAGGAAGATTTATTGATTGCTCAATTTATTATTACCCTTATTTTTGAGATGGACTTTGATGAAAAATTTAAAAAGAAAGATTGCGAACGACTTGAAATCGTACAAAAAATTAGACAAGTAGGATTAAAAACAAAAGAATTAAATTCTAAAACTACAGAAGAAGATGTAGCTGTAGTAGTTTTTACTATTCCCTTTATGTATTTAGCAGAAATAATAAGAAAAAAGAATTATGAAGAATTATTGACTGAAGAATTAGCAAAGAAAGTAGCACAAATTTGCATGAATGCATTAAAATAA